In a single window of the Argonema galeatum A003/A1 genome:
- a CDS encoding rhodanese-like domain-containing protein — MENIQDKAQEAKNNISEGIQKAGDKVSDAAQTVKEKLTEDVKHSGDKVSDAIESAKSKLPNITPTPPGFKPQSSAHDLKSRLEWGEPAFTILDVRDREVYNDGHITGAMPMPIDELVERAKPSIDLNRDIYVYADSDDRTAQAANQLRSAGFEKVAELQGGLAAWKAIGGPTEGVSESRTPPGSDDYNVADRLKNHKSTQSK, encoded by the coding sequence ATGGAAAACATCCAAGACAAAGCTCAAGAAGCTAAAAATAACATCTCTGAAGGCATTCAAAAGGCTGGCGACAAGGTTTCAGACGCCGCTCAAACTGTTAAAGAAAAGTTGACAGAGGATGTTAAACACTCTGGCGACAAGGTTTCAGACGCGATCGAATCCGCTAAAAGCAAGCTGCCGAACATTACTCCTACCCCGCCGGGATTCAAACCCCAGTCCTCTGCACATGACCTCAAATCTCGTCTGGAATGGGGCGAACCAGCTTTTACAATTTTAGATGTGCGCGATCGCGAAGTCTACAACGACGGTCATATTACGGGAGCTATGCCCATGCCGATCGATGAATTGGTAGAACGCGCCAAACCCAGTATAGATCTCAACCGCGATATCTACGTCTACGCTGATAGCGACGATCGCACAGCTCAAGCTGCGAATCAGCTTCGTAGTGCTGGGTTTGAAAAAGTAGCCGAACTGCAAGGCGGTTTGGCGGCATGGAAAGCGATCGGTGGCCCCACAGAAGGCGTTTCCGAATCGAGAACTCCTCCTGGATCTGATGATTATAATGTGGCCGATCGGCTAAAAAATCATAAATCAACGCAGAGCAAATAG
- a CDS encoding tetratricopeptide repeat protein: MISQEMAEPQDKNQENSEDLLVTIEASQGVLSLLIAVCDDSNFRDGIIARYEAELAPDIRNYRVELPKGEPSIRAAIAEVLQADEYLQNGSKAVLTVTGAEKLYFLKLGAERSEQEIFFGYLQWTREALREFPYPIVIWVTNQILINLIKKAPDFWSWRKGVFRFESKKTALISAKEITPLRSFLERDESPNNDDDPYFLSVEDLQQLIQQIEGKRGAEDPLLATLYARIGEIYNRRLQGGEAQDYQKEQELAIEYFRKAVALQKKLGLETDLSESLHNLANLYYSQGRYSEAEPLLLQGLELRKRWLGDEHPDVATSLNNLANLYYSQGRYSEAEPLLLQTLELRKRLLGDEHPDVATSLNNLANLYYSQERYSQAEPLLLQTLELRKRWLGDEHLDVATSLNNLAYLYKSQGRYSQAEPLYLQALELRKCWLGDEHPDVATSLNNLAYLYKSQGRYSQAEPLLLQALEISDRTLGSNHPQTIGIRANLEKLRAEISPTNDSESPDSTQSKEG; this comes from the coding sequence ATGATATCCCAAGAGATGGCAGAGCCGCAAGATAAAAATCAAGAAAACTCTGAGGATTTGCTAGTTACTATTGAGGCTAGCCAGGGAGTATTATCTTTATTGATTGCTGTTTGCGACGATAGTAATTTTCGAGACGGGATAATTGCACGCTATGAAGCTGAACTAGCGCCAGATATTCGTAATTATCGGGTAGAATTGCCCAAAGGCGAACCGAGTATTAGGGCTGCTATTGCGGAAGTACTGCAAGCAGATGAGTATCTGCAAAATGGTAGCAAAGCAGTATTGACGGTGACGGGTGCAGAGAAACTATATTTTCTTAAATTAGGGGCTGAACGTTCGGAACAGGAGATTTTTTTCGGTTATTTGCAGTGGACGCGGGAAGCTTTGCGAGAGTTTCCTTATCCTATTGTGATTTGGGTGACTAATCAAATCTTAATTAACTTGATTAAAAAAGCTCCAGATTTTTGGAGTTGGCGCAAGGGTGTGTTTCGGTTTGAGTCCAAAAAGACTGCTTTAATTTCGGCTAAGGAGATTACACCATTACGGTCATTTTTGGAGCGGGATGAATCACCTAATAATGATGACGATCCATACTTTCTGTCGGTAGAAGATTTGCAGCAACTGATTCAACAGATTGAAGGGAAACGAGGTGCTGAAGATCCTCTGTTGGCTACCTTGTACGCGAGAATTGGTGAGATTTACAACAGAAGGCTGCAAGGAGGTGAGGCTCAAGATTATCAAAAAGAACAAGAACTGGCAATAGAGTATTTTCGCAAGGCTGTTGCTTTACAAAAAAAGCTTGGTTTAGAAACAGACTTATCAGAAAGCTTGCACAATCTGGCAAATCTCTACTATTCCCAAGGAAGATACAGCGAAGCAGAACCGCTGTTATTGCAAGGTTTGGAATTGAGAAAACGCTGGTTGGGAGATGAACATCCCGATGTCGCCACAAGTCTGAACAATCTGGCAAATCTCTACTATTCCCAAGGAAGATACAGCGAAGCAGAACCGCTGTTATTGCAAACTTTGGAATTGAGAAAACGCTTGTTGGGAGATGAACATCCCGATGTCGCCACAAGTCTGAACAATCTGGCAAATCTCTACTATTCCCAAGAAAGATACAGCCAAGCAGAACCGCTGTTATTGCAAACTTTGGAATTGAGAAAACGCTGGTTGGGAGATGAACATCTTGATGTCGCCACAAGTCTGAACAATCTGGCATATCTCTACAAATCCCAAGGAAGATACAGCCAAGCAGAACCGCTGTATTTGCAAGCTTTGGAATTGAGAAAATGCTGGTTGGGAGATGAACATCCCGATGTCGCCACAAGTCTGAACAATCTGGCATATCTCTACAAATCCCAAGGAAGATATAGCCAAGCAGAACCGCTGTTATTGCAAGCTTTGGAAATTAGCGATCGCACTCTAGGCTCAAACCATCCCCAAACTATCGGTATTCGCGCAAACCTCGAAAAGCTGCGTGCTGAGATAAGCCCTACTAATGACTCTGAATCTCCTGACTCAACTCAGTCTAAAGAAGGATAA